In a genomic window of Chryseobacterium sp. G0162:
- a CDS encoding MauE/DoxX family redox-associated membrane protein, with the protein MKLIKLIICILFGIMFINAGLDKFFHYNPTPPLTEAQMKIYAAFGEIGWLLPLVGTVEVIGGLLFIFPKTRALGAIIILPVLTGILIHNAYRDPSTTGICISGILFLINIWILIDNREKYKNLVG; encoded by the coding sequence ATGAAACTCATTAAACTTATCATCTGTATCTTATTTGGCATTATGTTTATTAATGCAGGTTTAGACAAATTCTTTCATTACAATCCAACCCCTCCCCTCACAGAAGCACAAATGAAAATTTATGCTGCATTCGGAGAAATTGGCTGGTTACTACCATTGGTAGGCACTGTAGAAGTAATAGGCGGTCTATTATTTATTTTTCCAAAGACAAGAGCATTAGGTGCCATTATAATCCTGCCTGTTTTGACAGGAATTTTAATCCATAATGCTTACAGAGATCCTTCAACCACTGGAATTTGTATTTCCGGTATCTTGTTTCTGATCAATATCTGGATATTGATTGATAATAGAGAGAAATATAAAAATCTGGTTGGATAG
- a CDS encoding DUF4349 domain-containing protein, with product MKTTYIKLSLSAVLLLGIYSCKKGEATSNELKSYEAATDSAAVTTDSVSSAASMEVKDKKFIKTADVNMEVKDVYNATIAIEKSVQDLGGFVTKSNLQSNVVYEDTYNTSDTEAMLIKKYKTENSMQVRVPTEKLGELLTFINTNKLFLNSRSINAEDVTAHIKYSELEAKRNQKTSENIDKIKNNKDKVIVDDNNMSEGNLQKLNTMSMADNLKYSTVDIYIKEPKLRIAEIAVTNTDSIDNKYKYNFIHDAKDGFIYGFYLIQRIIVGLINIWPLVLIAGGIIYFLRKRKIKRSELPKSSEQNS from the coding sequence ATGAAAACGACTTACATCAAATTATCATTATCCGCAGTTCTTTTATTAGGAATTTATTCATGTAAAAAAGGAGAAGCTACTAGCAACGAACTTAAAAGCTATGAAGCTGCAACAGATTCTGCAGCTGTTACAACAGACAGTGTTTCATCTGCTGCCAGTATGGAAGTGAAGGATAAAAAGTTCATCAAAACAGCAGATGTCAACATGGAAGTGAAAGATGTATATAATGCAACCATTGCCATTGAAAAATCAGTACAGGACCTTGGAGGATTTGTCACCAAAAGCAATCTACAAAGTAATGTTGTTTATGAAGACACTTATAACACTTCTGATACTGAAGCAATGCTGATAAAAAAATACAAAACCGAAAATTCAATGCAGGTAAGAGTGCCTACTGAAAAGCTGGGCGAGCTACTGACCTTTATCAACACCAACAAGTTATTTCTGAACTCAAGATCCATCAATGCGGAAGATGTTACTGCCCATATTAAATATTCTGAACTGGAAGCGAAAAGAAACCAGAAGACTTCTGAAAATATTGATAAAATAAAAAACAATAAGGACAAGGTAATCGTGGATGACAATAATATGTCTGAAGGAAATCTTCAAAAACTAAATACCATGAGTATGGCTGACAACCTGAAATACAGCACCGTTGATATTTACATCAAAGAACCGAAATTACGCATCGCAGAAATTGCCGTTACCAATACGGACAGTATTGACAACAAATACAAATACAACTTTATTCATGATGCAAAAGACGGCTTCATCTATGGATTCTATCTGATCCAGAGAATTATCGTAGGACTCATCAACATCTGGCCTCTCGTTCTCATCGCAGGTGGAATTATTTATTTCCTAAGAAAAAGAAAAATCAAAAGATCTGAGCTGCCTAAATCCTCAGAACAGAACTCCTAA
- a CDS encoding acyl-CoA dehydrogenase family protein — MSNTFSKIRNAIGLFTSIDFEQLSAISQKVDLPKLMHNFSKLDDKQLAGLMKMLDPDKKKKELPPIDGDFYDIYHTLTPEQREIQLKVRAFMEKEVKPLVNHYWLRDEFPFELIPKFQKLDICGVTYEGYGCPGMPFLMEGVIAMEMARIDASIATFFGVQSGLAMGSIYICGSEEQKQKWLPQMQKFEKIGAFGLTEPEVGSGAAGGLTVTCKKTAEGWVLNGQKKWIGNATFADLIIIWARDLDSGEVKGFIVEKDNPGYSVEKIKGKMALRIVQNGLITLKDCVVTEENRLQNANSFKDTGKVLRMTRAGVAWMATGCARGAYESALAYTRTREQFGKPIASFQMIQGHLVEMLSNLTAMQTMVFRLSEMQDEGILKDEHASLAKVFCTLRTRDIVSRAREVMGGNGILLEYDVARFVADAEAIYSYEGTKEINSLIVGRSITGFSAFI; from the coding sequence ATGTCAAATACCTTTTCTAAAATCAGAAATGCAATAGGATTATTCACATCCATAGATTTTGAACAACTAAGTGCTATTTCTCAAAAAGTAGATTTGCCGAAACTAATGCATAATTTTTCAAAGCTGGATGATAAACAACTTGCCGGGCTTATGAAAATGCTTGATCCCGATAAGAAAAAGAAAGAACTTCCTCCCATTGATGGCGATTTTTACGATATCTACCATACTTTAACTCCTGAACAGCGGGAAATTCAACTGAAAGTAAGAGCTTTTATGGAAAAAGAAGTTAAGCCTTTGGTCAATCATTACTGGCTTAGGGATGAATTTCCTTTTGAGTTAATTCCGAAATTTCAAAAACTGGATATCTGTGGAGTAACTTATGAAGGATATGGATGTCCTGGAATGCCTTTTCTGATGGAAGGTGTTATTGCGATGGAAATGGCAAGAATTGATGCTTCTATTGCTACATTTTTTGGAGTACAGTCCGGGTTGGCAATGGGTTCTATTTATATATGTGGTTCAGAAGAGCAAAAACAGAAATGGCTCCCACAGATGCAGAAGTTTGAAAAAATAGGAGCCTTTGGATTGACTGAACCGGAAGTGGGTTCCGGAGCTGCAGGGGGACTTACAGTGACTTGTAAGAAAACAGCTGAAGGATGGGTTTTAAATGGTCAGAAAAAATGGATCGGAAATGCAACTTTTGCAGATCTTATTATTATTTGGGCAAGAGATCTGGATAGTGGAGAAGTAAAAGGATTTATTGTTGAAAAAGATAATCCGGGATATTCTGTAGAAAAGATCAAAGGGAAAATGGCTTTGAGGATTGTCCAAAACGGATTAATTACTCTTAAAGATTGCGTAGTTACAGAAGAAAATCGCTTGCAGAATGCCAATTCATTTAAAGATACCGGAAAAGTTCTGAGAATGACAAGAGCAGGGGTTGCCTGGATGGCAACAGGATGTGCAAGAGGAGCTTATGAAAGTGCTTTAGCATATACCAGAACCAGAGAACAGTTTGGAAAACCTATTGCCTCATTTCAGATGATTCAGGGACATTTGGTAGAAATGTTATCCAATCTTACGGCCATGCAGACTATGGTTTTCAGATTGTCTGAAATGCAGGATGAAGGGATTCTAAAAGATGAACATGCTTCATTAGCAAAGGTTTTCTGTACATTAAGAACAAGGGATATTGTTTCCAGAGCGAGAGAAGTGATGGGTGGAAATGGTATTCTCCTGGAATATGATGTGGCCCGTTTTGTAGCAGATGCCGAGGCTATTTATTCCTATGAAGGAACAAAAGAAATTAACTCACTCATTGTAGGGCGATCTATTACAGGATTCAGTGCTTTTATATAA
- a CDS encoding bacteriocin-like protein, protein MLKNLKKLNRTDLREIQGGAGIGKCDIGPIGCPCKIPPGDPCLGGGPGGGGSTTPNLGYCPDNQSYIPCEESCPNGMRPLCALP, encoded by the coding sequence ATGTTGAAAAACCTTAAAAAATTAAACCGTACAGATTTAAGAGAAATTCAGGGGGGAGCTGGCATTGGAAAATGTGACATAGGTCCTATTGGTTGTCCGTGTAAAATACCTCCGGGAGATCCGTGTTTAGGAGGTGGTCCTGGTGGAGGTGGCTCTACAACTCCTAATTTAGGATATTGCCCGGATAATCAATCCTATATTCCTTGTGAAGAATCTTGTCCAAATGGAATGAGACCGCTTTGTGCTCTTCCATAA
- the pgi gene encoding glucose-6-phosphate isomerase yields MLSKINPIQTNSWKALDEHFASNDLELRSLFQYNPNRFEEFSLQKDNYLFDYSKNLIDSRTKELLLQLAEECQLKDAISKMFSGDKINETEGRAVLHTALRDFSDREILVDGENIKPEIKRVLNHMKDFSEKIISGEHKGFSGKQITDVVNIGIGGSDLGPVMVCSALKHFKTRLDVHFVSNVDGNHIAEVVKNLNPETTLFIIASKTFTTQETMTNANSAKDWFLKAGNQEDVAKHFVALSTNIEAVKQFGIAEENIFEFWDWVGGRYSLWSAIGLSIVLAVGYENFEQLLKGAFDTDQHFQTEDFSENVPVLMGLLGIWYRNFYAATTYAILPYSQYLDRFAAYLQQGDMESNGKCVDRNGEFVEYETGPIIWGEPGTNGQHAFYQLIHQGTELIPADFIAYTKSSNKVSDHQDKLLANFFAQTEALAFGKTEEEVEEELRNAGKSDEEIDRLLNYKVFHGNTPTNSILFKELTPFTLGQLIAMYEHKIFVQGVIWNIFSFDQFGVELGKVLANKILPELENNETITSHDSSTNGLINYYKEFK; encoded by the coding sequence ATGCTATCAAAAATAAACCCTATACAAACCAACAGCTGGAAAGCCCTTGATGAACATTTTGCATCTAACGACCTTGAGCTAAGAAGTCTTTTCCAGTACAACCCGAATCGTTTCGAAGAATTCTCCCTGCAAAAAGATAATTACCTTTTTGATTATTCTAAAAACTTAATTGATTCAAGAACAAAAGAACTTTTATTACAGTTGGCAGAAGAATGTCAGTTAAAAGATGCTATTTCTAAAATGTTCTCTGGTGATAAAATCAATGAAACAGAGGGAAGAGCAGTTCTCCATACTGCTTTGAGAGATTTCTCTGACCGTGAAATTCTTGTAGACGGCGAAAATATTAAGCCAGAGATCAAAAGAGTATTGAACCATATGAAAGATTTTTCTGAAAAAATCATTTCAGGAGAACACAAAGGATTCAGTGGAAAGCAAATTACAGATGTGGTAAACATCGGAATCGGAGGTTCAGATTTGGGACCTGTGATGGTTTGTTCAGCTTTAAAGCATTTTAAAACAAGACTAGACGTTCACTTTGTTTCCAATGTGGACGGAAATCATATTGCAGAGGTTGTTAAAAACCTAAATCCGGAAACGACTCTATTCATCATTGCTTCTAAAACGTTTACTACGCAGGAAACAATGACAAATGCCAATTCAGCAAAAGACTGGTTCCTTAAAGCAGGTAATCAGGAAGATGTAGCAAAGCATTTTGTAGCTTTATCCACTAATATTGAAGCGGTTAAGCAGTTCGGAATTGCTGAAGAAAACATTTTCGAATTCTGGGATTGGGTAGGCGGAAGATACTCGCTTTGGAGTGCTATCGGATTAAGCATTGTACTGGCTGTAGGTTATGAAAACTTTGAACAGCTTTTAAAAGGAGCTTTCGATACAGACCAGCACTTCCAGACTGAAGACTTCTCTGAAAACGTTCCTGTACTCATGGGGCTTTTAGGAATCTGGTATCGTAATTTCTACGCAGCAACCACCTATGCAATCCTTCCCTATTCACAATACCTTGACAGATTTGCTGCTTATCTTCAACAGGGAGATATGGAAAGCAACGGAAAATGTGTAGACAGAAACGGTGAATTCGTAGAATACGAAACAGGACCAATCATTTGGGGAGAACCTGGAACCAATGGACAACATGCATTTTACCAATTGATTCACCAAGGTACAGAATTGATTCCTGCAGACTTTATTGCTTATACTAAAAGCTCTAATAAAGTTTCTGACCATCAGGATAAATTATTAGCGAACTTCTTTGCCCAGACTGAAGCACTTGCTTTCGGGAAAACAGAAGAAGAAGTAGAAGAAGAACTTAGAAATGCAGGAAAATCCGATGAAGAGATTGACCGATTATTAAACTATAAAGTTTTCCACGGAAACACACCTACTAACTCTATATTATTCAAAGAATTAACGCCTTTCACATTAGGACAGTTAATTGCTATGTATGAACACAAAATCTTCGTTCAAGGGGTTATATGGAATATTTTCAGCTTCGATCAGTTCGGAGTTGAATTAGGTAAAGTACTCGCTAACAAAATCTTACCGGAGCTTGAAAACAACGAGACGATAACTTCACATGATAGTTCTACCAACGGGTTGATTAACTATTATAAAGAATTTAAGTAA
- a CDS encoding RNA polymerase sigma factor has product MYADSIEDREDLQQEILIQLWKSYQNFKGNSKFSTWMYRVAINTAITYLKKEKQRTKNHTDPSHHFEVQQEDYNPTKDRQLEIFYRAVQELNALEKAVIFYFMEGMSHKEIGSNLGLSEGNARVKLNRTKEKIQQIIKKTGYES; this is encoded by the coding sequence ATCTATGCAGATTCCATAGAAGACCGGGAAGATCTTCAGCAGGAAATTCTTATCCAGCTATGGAAATCTTATCAAAACTTTAAGGGAAACAGTAAATTTTCTACATGGATGTATCGCGTTGCCATCAATACTGCCATTACCTATTTAAAAAAAGAAAAACAGAGGACAAAAAATCATACGGATCCGTCTCATCATTTTGAGGTACAACAGGAGGACTACAACCCCACAAAGGACAGGCAGCTCGAAATTTTTTACCGTGCCGTCCAAGAACTGAATGCATTAGAGAAGGCAGTTATCTTTTATTTCATGGAGGGGATGTCACATAAAGAAATTGGAAGCAACCTCGGGCTCAGTGAAGGCAATGCCCGTGTAAAACTTAACAGAACCAAAGAAAAAATACAGCAAATCATAAAAAAAACAGGTTATGAATCTTGA